The Streptomyces sp. NBC_00569 genomic sequence GCGTGCAGGACCTTCTCCTGGCCGTCGCGCAGGACGACGATGTCGACGGTCCTGCCGGGGTTGGCGCGGATCTCGTCGGACAGGGTGTTCCACTGCTCGGTCTTCACACCGTTGAACGAGAGGATCTTGTCCTTGGCCCGCAGTCCGGCCGCGGCGGCCGGGGACGCGGGGTCGGACTTCTTGCACGTGTCGCGGTTCTCGCTCTGCTTGACCACGCACTGCTGGACCGAGCTGACCGTGGTGGTCTGTTGCGTGATGCCGAAGCCCATCAGGACGGTGAAGAAGAGACCGACCGCGAGGATCAGGTTCATGAAGGGGCCCGCGAACATCACGATGACCCTCTTCCACGGCTTGCGCGTGTAGAAGAGCCGCGTCTCGTCGCCCGGCTGGAGCTCCTCGAAGGCCGCCGCCCGCGCGTCCTCGACCATGCTGCGGAACGGCGAGGTGGAGCGGGACTGGATCTTTCCGTCCGGGCCGGGCGGGAACATCCCGATCATGCGGATGTAGCCGCCCAGCGGGATCGCCTTGACGCCGTACTCCGTATCGCCCTTCTTGCGCGACCAGACGGTCGGGCCGAAGCCGACCATGTACTGCGGCACGCGGATCTTGAAGAGCTTCGCGGTCGACAGATGCCCCAGCTCGTGCCAGGCGATCGAGACGAGGAGTCCGATCGCGAAGACGACTATGCCGAGGATCATCATCAGGGTCGTCATGCACGAGCCTCCGCGGTCGATGTCGCCTGTGCCGTCAGTTCGCGGGCCCGGGCGCGTGCCCAGGTCTCCGCTTCGAGGACGTCCGCGACGGTCAGGGAAGTTCCCGACGTCGTGGTCGAAGGTACGCCGTGTTCCTCGACGACCTTCGTGACGGTCTCCATGATGCCGTTGAACGGCAGCGCGCCGTTCAGGAACGCGTCCACGCACTCCTCGTTTGCGGCATTGAACACTGCCGGGGCCGTGCCCGCGAGCTCGCCGACGTGCCGGGCGAGCCCGACCGAGGGGAAGGCCTCGGTGTCGAGAGGGAAGAACTCCCAGCTCGACGCCTTCGTCCAGTCGAACGCGGGCGCCGCGTCGGGGATCCGCTCGGGCCAGCCGAGGCCGATGGCGATGGGTCCGCGCATGTCGGGCGGCGTGGCCTGGGCGAGGGTGGAGCCGTCCGTGAACTCGACCATGGAGTGCACGTACGACTGCGGGTGCACGACCACCTCGATCCGCTCGAACGGGATGTCGTAAAGGAGGTGCGCCTCGATCACCTCCAGGCCCTTGTTGACGAGAGTCGCCGAGTTGACGGTGATGACCGGGCCCATCGCCCAGGTCGGGTGCGCGAGCGCGTCCTCGGGCGTGACGTGTGCGAGGTCCGCCTTGGTCCGCCCCCGGAAGGGGCCACCGGACGCGGTGACGACGAGCTTGCGGACGTCGGAGCGCTTGCCGGCCGCGAGGGCCTGGAAGAGTGCGGCGTGTTCGGAGTCGACCGGGATGATCTGGCCCGGCTTCGCGAGCGCCTTGACCAGGGGGCCGCCGACGATGAGCGACTCCTTGTTGGCGAGGGCGAGGGTGCGTCCGGCCTCCAGGGCGGCGAGTGTCGGGGCGAGGCCGATGGATCCGGTGATGCCGTTGAGCACCGTGTGGCAGGGGGAGGCGGCGAGCTGGGTGGCCGCGTCGGGGCCCGCCAGGATCTCGGGGAGGGGATCGCCGCCGGCGTACTGGGCCCTCAGGGCCTCGCGCAGGGCAGGCACGACGTCCTCGCGGGCGACCGCGACGGTACGTACGCGCAGCTGCCTGGCCTGCTCGGCGAGCAGGCCGACCCGGCCGCCCGCGGCGGACAGCGCCGTGACCGTGAACCGGTCGGGGTTGCGCAGCACCAGGTCGATGGCCTGGGTGCCGATCGAGCCCGTGGAGCCGAGGATGACGACGTCCCGCGGGCCGTCCGAGCCGGCGGGGTCGAAGACGAGGTGCGGGTCCGCGAGGGGGGATGCGCTGTCGCTCATACCCCCCATTGTGGCGTGGCCTCCGGCCCTCCTGGACAGCGCGTCCCCCGGCGGTTCGTCATGGCCCGGGCCGGCGGGGGCCCTTCGGCCCGGCGGGCGGCGGCGGGGAGCCCGCGGGCGGCTCCACGTCGTCCGGTGCGAGGTCGGCGGGGGCGGCGTTGAAGTCGCCTTCCTGCAGGCCCTCCGCAGTGTCCAGGGTGGGCGCGCTGAAGTGAAGACGGTCGGGGCGCCGCGCCGCGTCGAGGGCGTCGGAGGGGGGTACGTCGGGGGTGGTGTCGAGGTTGAAGACGTAGCCGACGGACTCCTCCTTGATGGCGTCCATCATGGCCGTGAACAGGTCGAACCCCTCGCGTTCGTACTCGAAGATCGGCTCGCGGCCCAGCGTGTAGCGCAGGCCGATGCCTTCGCGGAGGTAGTCCATCTCGTAGAGGTGTTCGCGCCACTTGCGGTCCAGGACGGCGAGGACCACGACGCGTTCCAGATCGCGCAGGACGTCGGCGCCGAGCTCGCTCTCGCGCTCCTCGAAGCGGGCGTGGATGTCGTCGGTGACGGCTTCGACGAGCAGGCCGGCGGTCAGATCGGCACGCCCGCCCGCCCTCTCGACGAGCTCCTCGGGGGTGACGCCGCACGGGTAGAGCTCGTGGAAGGCGGCCCAGAGCGCGTCGAGGTCCCACTCCTCCGAGTAGCCCTCGGCGGTCTCGTTGGTGATGTACGCCTCGATGGTGTCGTCCATGAAGAGGAGGATCTGGGCGCGCAGGTCCTCGCCCTCCAGGACGCGGCGCCGCTCCCGGTAGATGAGGGTGCGCTGCCGGTTGAGGACCTCGTCGAACTTGAGGATGTCCTTACGGGACTCGAAGTGCTGCTGCTCGACCTGGGACTGGGCGGAGGCGATGGCGCGGGTGACCATCTTGGTCTCGATGGGCACGGATGCGGGGACGTCCGCCATCGCCATGACGCGGTCGACGAGCTGGGCGCGGAACAGGCGCATCAGGTCGTCCTCCAGCGACAGGTAGAAGCGGGACGCCCCGGGGTCGCCCTGGCGTCCCGAGCGGCCGCGCAGCTGGTTGTCGATGCGCCGGGACTCGTGCCGTTCGGTGCCGAGGACGTAGAGCCCGCCGAGCTCCTTCACCTCTTCGTGCTCGGCGGCCGCGGACGCGGCGACGCTCTCCTCGACGGCGCGGCGCCGGTCGGGGTCGTCGTCCTCGGCGGGGCCGCGTCCGTCGAGTGCGGCGGCGGTCATCGCCTCCGGGTTGCCGCCGAGCATGATGTCGGTGCCGCGGCCCGCCATGTTCGTGGCGACGGTGACGGCGCCCTTGCGGCCGGCCTGCGCGACGATCTGGGCCTCGCCGCGGTGGTTCTTGGCGTTGAGGACCTCGTGCCGGATGCCTCGCCTGCTGAGCTGCCGGGACAGGAGCTCGGACTTCTCGACGGAGGTGGTGCCGACGAGGACGGGCTGGCCGGCGGCGTGCCTCTCGGCGATGTCCTCGACGATCGCGTCGAGCTTGGCACGCTCGGTGCGGTAGATCAGGTCGGGGTCGTCGCGACGGATCATCGGCCGGTTGGTCGGGATGGGCACGACGTGCAGTTTGTAGATCTGGTGGAACTCGGCGGCCTCGGTCATGGCGGTGCCGGTCATGCCGCCGAGCTTGGAGTAGAGGCGGAAGAAGTTCTGCAGGGTGATCGTGGCGAGCGTCTGGTTCTCGGCCATGACGGCCACCCCTTCCTTCGCCTCGATGGCCTGGTGCAGGCCCTCGTTGTAGCGCCGGCCCGGGAGGAGGCGGCCGGTGTGCTCGTCGACGATGAGGACCTCGCCGTCGAGGACGACGTAGTCCTTGTCGTTCTTGAAGTGCTCCTTGGCCTTGAGCGCGTTGTTCAGGTGCCCGATGAGCGGGGTGTGGGCCGCCTCGTAGAAGTTCTCGATGCCGAGCTGGTCCTCCAGGAAGGAGACGCCGCGGTCCAGGATCGCCACGGTCCGCTTCTTCGGGTCGTACTCGTAGTCGTGCGTGGCCCGCAGCTCGGCGAGGCGGTCCTTGTCGGCCTGGCTGGTGAAGTGCTCGTCCTGGACATGGACGCCGTTCATGTGCTGGACCAGGTGCGCGAAGACGCCGTACCAGCGGGTGGGCTGGTCGGCCGGGCCGGAGATGATCAGCGGGGTGCGGGCCTCGTCGATGAGGATCGAGTCCGCCTCGTCGACGATCGCGAAGTGGTGGCCGCGCTGCACCAGTTCGTCCTTCGACCAGGCCATGTTGTCGCGCAGGTAGTCGAAGCCGAACTCGGTGTTGGTGCCGTACGTGATGTCGCAGGCGTACGCGGCGCGCCGGTCGGCCGGGTCCATGTCGTTCTTGACGACACCGACGGTGAGGCCCATGAACCGGTAGGCCTGGCCCATCCACGCGGCGTCGCGCTCGGCGAGGTAGTCGTTGACGGTGACGAGGTGGACGCCCTTCCCGGCCAGCGCGTTGAGGTAGACGGGCAGGGTCGCGGCCAGGGTCTTGCCCTCGCCGGTCTGCATCTCGGCGATGTTGCCGAGGTGGAGCGCGGCGCCACCCATGAGCTGTACGTCGAAGTGGCGCATGCCGAGCGTGCGGCGCGCGGCCTCGCGGACGGCGGCGAAGGCCTCGGGCATGAGGTCGTCAAGGCTCTCGCCGTCGGTGTGGCGCTGTCTGAACTCTTCGGTGAGGGCCTGGAGCTCGGCGTCGGTGAGCGCGCGGAACTCCTCCTCGACCGAGTTGACCTGGTCGGCGACGCGCTGGAGCTTGCGCAGGATCCTGCCTTCGCCCGCGCGCATGATCCTGGTGGTGATGCGATTGATTCCGGTGTCCGGCACAGGAGCCTCCCCCCTGTACCCAATGTCCGCCTCGTGGCCCTTTGAGGCAAGTAGGCGGGACCGGGTCACCGCCCGGTCATGGTCCGGATGTAGTGACCGAGGCTGGCGCTGAGGACACCGCGCACGTAGAGGATGGCGCCGGCCAGCCCGACGGGGAGGGAGAGCGCGAGGACGGCGAAGATCATCGGCCAGGGTTCGAGGACACAGACGTTGGCGATGCCGTCGTCGTATCCGCTGCGGATCTCCTCGAAGAGGAGCGGGCCGTCGCAGCCGGCGCCGTGTTCGCCACCGGACGCGAGAAGGATGCCCGGCGGCAGCAGGAGCCGGGCCAGGACGTACAGCCACATCAGCGCGGCGACGAGCAGGAGCCGGAAGCCGCGGGTGCGCGTCCTCAGCGCGTTGTCGAGGAACCGTCGTTCCAGGTCGTCGCGGTACTTGCGCTCGTCACGCATCGCCATCTCCCCCGGGGCCTGTGGGCCTTGCGGTGAGCAAGATACCCGCGGGCCCCGGGGCACGGTTCAGCGGATGGGTCGGCGGACGTTCTCCCGCTTCGAGGGGCCGGGGGTCGCGTCCGCGATCCACGCGCCGTCTCCGCTCGGGTCGATGACGCCCTCCTCCAGCCAGGTGTAGGACCCGCCGAGGACACCCTTGGTGACCTTGCGGTCCAGTTCGTCGGTGTTGTGCCACAGGCGCCCGAAGAGTTCGTCGACGCGGACGCGGGACTGGCGGCAGAACGCGTCGGCGAGCTGGTAGGCCTCGCGGCCGTGTTCGCCGGTGGCGCGCAGGTGCTCGGCACGCACGCAGGCCGCGCTCATCGCGAAGAGTTCGGCGCCGATGTCGACGATCCGGCCGAGGAAGCCCTGCTTGGTCTCCATCTTTCCCTGCCAGCGGGACATGGCGTAGAAGGTGGAGCGGGCCAGCTTGCGCGCCGAGCGCTCCGCGTAGCGCAGATGGCCGGAGAGGTCGACGTGGCCTTCAGGGTGGAACTCGCCGTAGGAGTTGGGGAGTTGCCCGGGACCTGCGACGAGTTTCGGCAGCCAGCGTGCGTAGAAGCCGCCGGCCTTCGCGCCCGCCTTCGCCTTGTCGGACAGGGACTTCTCGGGGTCGATCAGGTCACCGGCGACCGACAGGTGCGCGTCCACGGCCTCGCGGGCGATGAGGAGGTGCATGATCTCCGTCGAGCCCTCGAAGATGCGGTTGATCCGCAGGTCGCGCAGGAGCTGCTCGGCGGGGACGGCGCGTTCGCCGCGCGCGGCGAGGGACTCGGCGGTCTCGAAGCCGCGGCCGCCGCGGATCTGGACCAGCTCGTCGGCCATCAGACAGCCCATCTCGGAGCCGTAGAGCTTGGCGAGGGCGGCCTCGATGCGGATGTCGTTGCGGTTCTCGTCGGCCATCTGCGAGGACAGGTCGACGACGGCTTCGAGCGCGAAGGTCGTGGCGGCGATGAACGAGATCTTCTGGCCGACCGCCTCGTGGAACGCGACCGGCTTGCCCCACTGCTCACGGGCGGCCGACCACTCGCGGGCGATCTTCAGGCACCACTTGCCGGCACCCACGCACATCGCGGGCAGCGAGAGCCGGCCCGTGTTGAGCGTGGTGAGGGCGATCTTGAGGCCGGCGCCCTCGGGGCCGATGCGGTTCGCGGCCGGGACCCTGACCTGGTGGAAGCGGGTCACGCCGTTCTCCAGGCCGCGCAGGCCCATGAAGGCGTTGCGGTTCTCGACCGTGATCCCTTCGGAGTCGGCCTCGACGACGAAGGCCGTGATGCCGCCCTTGCGTCCCTCCGCCTTCGGCACCCGCGCCATGACGACGAGCAGGTCGGCGACGACGCCGTTCGTCGTCCACAGCTTCACGCCGTCGAGGACGTACGAGTCCCCGTCGGGCACCGCGGTCGTGGCGAGGCGCGCCGGGTCCGAGCCGACATCGGGTTCGGTCAGCAGGAACGCGGTGATGTCGGTACGGGCGCAGCGCGGCAGGAAGGTGTCCTTCTGCTCCTGCGTCCCGAAGATCTTCAGCGGCTGCGGTACGCCGATGGACTGGTGGGCCGACAGAAGGGCGCCGATCGCGGGGTTCGCGGAGCCGACCAGGGCGAGGGCCTTGTTGTAGTAGACCTGCGTGAGGCCGAGGCCGCCGTACTTGATGTCGATCTTCATGCCGAGGGCGCCGAGCTCCTTGAGCCCGTTGATCACCTCGTCGGGGATGCGCGCCTCGCGCTCGATACGGGCCGAGTCGATGTGTGTCTCGCAGAAGTCGCGCAGCCTGGCGAGGAACTCCTCGCCGCGCCGGACATCCTCGCCCGCCGGCTGCGGATGGGGGTGGATCAGGTCCAGCCTGAAGCGCCCGAGAAAGAGCTCCTTGGCGAAGCTCGGCTTGCGCCAGCCCTGTTCGCGCGCTGCCTCGGCGACCTGCCGGGCCTCGCGTTCCGTCACGGATGGCTGCTGGGAAGTTGGGGCCGCCATGGGGCTCACCTCGCCGCGAGTAGGGGCCGTTCGGCATCGACTACCGACGGGTGCTACTCGGTCGTATGTACCCGAAAACCGGCAACCCGACCACCCCTCGCGCACCGATCGGGTCATCGGTGGCGGCATCCGGGTGACATGGGTCCGCCGGGCCTGCCGTCAAACGAAGGCCCGGGAAACGCGGACGGCCGGAGCCCCCGCACAGTGGGCTCCGGCCGTCCATGGCCGGCGTACGGATCAGGCGTACGCCGGGGTCTTGCCCGGCCCTACAGGGCGAGGCCCGTCAGGACGAGCACGCGCTCGTACGTGTAGTCGTCCATCGCGTAGCGCACGCCCTCACGGCCCACGCCGGACTGCTTGGCGCCGCCGTACGGCATCTGGTCCGCGCGGTAGGACGGAACGTCGCCGATGACCACACCGCCGACCTCGAGGGCGCGGTGGGCGCGGAACGCGGTCTGCAGGTCGTGCGTGAACACGCCCGCCTGGAGGCCGTACTTGGAGTCGTTGACCGCGGCGAAGGCCTCGGCCTCGCCGTCGACCTTCTTGACCGTGAGGACCGGCCCGAAGACCTCCTCGCAGGAGATCGTCACGTCGGACGGCACGTCGGCGAGGACGGTCGGGGCGTACGTGGCGCCCTCGCGCTTGCCGCCCGCGAGCAGCGAGGCGCCCGCGGCGACGGCCTCGTCGACCCAGGACTCCACGCGCTTGGCGGCGTCCTCGCTGACCAGCGGGCCGACGTCGGTGGCGTCGTCCGCGGGGTCACCGGTGACCTGCGCCTCGACGGCCGCGACGATCTTCGGCAGGAGCCGCTCGTACAGGGAGGCGTCGGCGATGACGCGCTGCACGGAGATGCAGGACTGGCCGCCCTGGTAGTTGGAGAAGGTGGCGATGCGGGTCGCCGCCCAGTCCAGGTCCTCGTCGGAGGCCCAGTCGCCGAGGACGACGGCCGCGCCGTTGCCGCCGAGCTCCAGCGTGCAGTGCTTGCGCGGCACGCTGTCCATGATCGCGTAGCCGACCGGGCCCGAGCCGGTGAAGGAGATGACCGGCAGGCGCTCGTCCTGGACCAGGGCGGGCATGCGGTCGTTCGGGACCGTGAGGACGGACCAGGAGCCGGCCGGGAGGTCGGTCTCGGCGAGCAGCTCGCCGAGGATCAGCGAGGAGATCGGCGTGGCCGGGGCCGGCTTGAGGATGATCGGGGCGCCGACGGCGATGGCCGGGGCGACCTTGTGTGCGCTGAGGTTCAGCGGGAAGTTGAACGGCGCGATGCCGAGGACCACGCCGTGCGGAATGCGGCGGGTCAGGGCGAGCCGGCCGGTGCCGCCCGCGTCGGTGTCGAGGCGCTGGGCCTCGCCGCCGTTGAAGCGGCGGGCCTCTTCGGCGGAGAAGCGGAAGACGGAGACGGCACGGCCGACCTCGCCGCGCGCCCACTTGATGGGCTTGCCGTTCTCGGCGGAGATCAGCTGGGCGATCTCCTCGGTGCGCTCGGTCAGCCGGTCGGCCACGTGGTTGAGGGCCTTGGCCCGTACGTGGGCGGGGGTGGCGGCGAACTCGTCGCGGACGGCGTACGCGGCGGCGACGGCCTCCTCGACCTGCGCGTCCGTGGGCACGCTGACCTTGCCGACCAGCCGACCGTCGTAGGAGTTGGTGACGTCGAAGGTGGCGTCACCGGTGGCCTCGCGGCCCGCGAGCCAGAAGGCGTGAGTGGCGGTCATAGTCGGTCCCGGCCCTTCCGCAGTGGGTGTGTACTGGGGTCTTTCCGGACCAACGGTAGGCGGGCCCGGCCGGAGCCGTGTTTGTCCGACGTGTCGGAGTCCGCGAGTGCGGCGCGCCTCTTTGGCAGAGGCGGGCGCGGGTTCCGTCCGGAAGAGCGGGCCGGGTGGGCCTATTCGCCGCCCGCGCCCGTCGCCTTGAGGGCCAGCCACAGCTCCATGCGCACGTCCGGGTCGTCGAGCGAGCGGCCGAGGATCTCCTCTACACGCCGCATCCGGTAGCGCAGGGTGTGGCGGTGCACGCCGAGGTCGGCGGCGGCCGCGTCCCACTGTCCGTGCCGCGACAGCCAGGCGCGCAGCGAGGCCACGAGGTCGCCACGGCCGGTCGCGTCGTGGTCCTTCAGGGCCCGCAGGAGGCCGTCGGCGAAGGCGCGTACGGCGTCGTCGGCGAGCAGCGGCACGACGGAGCCCGCCGCGACCTCCTCGTGCTCGACGAGGGCGCGCCCGCGACGCCGGGCGACCGACAGGGCCTGTTCGGCCTGCTTGAACGCGGTCGCGGCGGCGATCGGCCCGGCCGGTGCGGACAGGCCCACCACGAGTTCGTCGTCCTCGCCCGTGCCGCCCTGCTCGCGCTGGGTCAGGCGGGCGGTCTCCAGGGCCTCGGCGTACTGGGTGCAGGCACCCGTGGACGCGCCGCCATCGGCGGCGAGCAGCACGAGCCGGTCTCCGTCGGGCACCACGAGGACGGCCTCGCCGGAACGGGCGGCGGCGGCCTCCACGACGTCGGCGAGCCCGGTGAGCGGGTCGCCGGAGGCGGCGACGGCCGCCGTCCCCGTGCCCGGCGCGGGCCGCTCCGGCTTGTCGAGGGCCACGCGCGCGTGGCCGTCGGCGTGCGCACGGCCCGCCGACGCGGACGCGACCTCGGCGACGATCATCCGGAAGGGCGCGTCGAGCAGCCCTCCGTACAGGTCCCCCGCGACGGTCCTGGCGTGCTCGGGCTCCCCGGCGAGGAGCATCCGCAGGACCGCGGCGCCGATGCGCTGCTCGGCGGAGTGCAGCGAGCGGGAGCGCTCGGTGGTGAGGGTGAGCAGGGCGATGGCGGAGTGCAGCGCGTAGCGCTCGGCGGTGCCGAGGGCCGCGGCGGTGCCCACGGCCAGCGCGGCGCGGGGCCTGCGTCCGGTGCCGAGCGAGTGCAGTTCCACGCGGTCCTCGTCGCCGCCGCCGTGCTGTTCGCTGCCGCCCACCACGGCGCTGGCCGGGGCGGGCCGCTCGCGCAGCCGCTCGACGTCGGCGACGAGCCTCGCCGCCCGGCGCCCGGCCCACTCCGGCGCGGCGGCGACCACGGCGCCCGAGGCGTCGTACAACGCTGCCCAGCCGTCGACCTGGCCGGCGAGCGCGCCGAGCAGCCCCTCGGGGCCGCCGCTCAGGGCCTGCTTGGTCAGCTCGCGCTGGGCGGCGAACCCCGCGGTGACGGCGCGGTA encodes the following:
- a CDS encoding M50 family metallopeptidase; protein product: MMILGIVVFAIGLLVSIAWHELGHLSTAKLFKIRVPQYMVGFGPTVWSRKKGDTEYGVKAIPLGGYIRMIGMFPPGPDGKIQSRSTSPFRSMVEDARAAAFEELQPGDETRLFYTRKPWKRVIVMFAGPFMNLILAVGLFFTVLMGFGITQQTTTVSSVQQCVVKQSENRDTCKKSDPASPAAAAGLRAKDKILSFNGVKTEQWNTLSDEIRANPGRTVDIVVLRDGQEKVLHAKIATNQVAKKDSSGQIVQGQYINAGFLGFSASTGVVRQDFGDSVTWMGDRVGDAVQSLAALPGKIPALWDAAFGDGPREPDSPMGVVGAARVGGEIFNLDIPATQQLGMALMLVAGFNLSLFLFNMLPLLPLDGGHIAGALWESLRRNVAKVFRRPDPGPFDVAKLMPVAYVVAGIFVCFTVLVLIADVVNPVKIT
- the dxr gene encoding 1-deoxy-D-xylulose-5-phosphate reductoisomerase yields the protein MSDSASPLADPHLVFDPAGSDGPRDVVILGSTGSIGTQAIDLVLRNPDRFTVTALSAAGGRVGLLAEQARQLRVRTVAVAREDVVPALREALRAQYAGGDPLPEILAGPDAATQLAASPCHTVLNGITGSIGLAPTLAALEAGRTLALANKESLIVGGPLVKALAKPGQIIPVDSEHAALFQALAAGKRSDVRKLVVTASGGPFRGRTKADLAHVTPEDALAHPTWAMGPVITVNSATLVNKGLEVIEAHLLYDIPFERIEVVVHPQSYVHSMVEFTDGSTLAQATPPDMRGPIAIGLGWPERIPDAAPAFDWTKASSWEFFPLDTEAFPSVGLARHVGELAGTAPAVFNAANEECVDAFLNGALPFNGIMETVTKVVEEHGVPSTTTSGTSLTVADVLEAETWARARARELTAQATSTAEARA
- the secA gene encoding preprotein translocase subunit SecA; translated protein: MRAGEGRILRKLQRVADQVNSVEEEFRALTDAELQALTEEFRQRHTDGESLDDLMPEAFAAVREAARRTLGMRHFDVQLMGGAALHLGNIAEMQTGEGKTLAATLPVYLNALAGKGVHLVTVNDYLAERDAAWMGQAYRFMGLTVGVVKNDMDPADRRAAYACDITYGTNTEFGFDYLRDNMAWSKDELVQRGHHFAIVDEADSILIDEARTPLIISGPADQPTRWYGVFAHLVQHMNGVHVQDEHFTSQADKDRLAELRATHDYEYDPKKRTVAILDRGVSFLEDQLGIENFYEAAHTPLIGHLNNALKAKEHFKNDKDYVVLDGEVLIVDEHTGRLLPGRRYNEGLHQAIEAKEGVAVMAENQTLATITLQNFFRLYSKLGGMTGTAMTEAAEFHQIYKLHVVPIPTNRPMIRRDDPDLIYRTERAKLDAIVEDIAERHAAGQPVLVGTTSVEKSELLSRQLSRRGIRHEVLNAKNHRGEAQIVAQAGRKGAVTVATNMAGRGTDIMLGGNPEAMTAAALDGRGPAEDDDPDRRRAVEESVAASAAAEHEEVKELGGLYVLGTERHESRRIDNQLRGRSGRQGDPGASRFYLSLEDDLMRLFRAQLVDRVMAMADVPASVPIETKMVTRAIASAQSQVEQQHFESRKDILKFDEVLNRQRTLIYRERRRVLEGEDLRAQILLFMDDTIEAYITNETAEGYSEEWDLDALWAAFHELYPCGVTPEELVERAGGRADLTAGLLVEAVTDDIHARFEERESELGADVLRDLERVVVLAVLDRKWREHLYEMDYLREGIGLRYTLGREPIFEYEREGFDLFTAMMDAIKEESVGYVFNLDTTPDVPPSDALDAARRPDRLHFSAPTLDTAEGLQEGDFNAAPADLAPDDVEPPAGSPPPPAGPKGPRRPGP
- a CDS encoding acyl-CoA dehydrogenase family protein; translation: MAAPTSQQPSVTEREARQVAEAAREQGWRKPSFAKELFLGRFRLDLIHPHPQPAGEDVRRGEEFLARLRDFCETHIDSARIEREARIPDEVINGLKELGALGMKIDIKYGGLGLTQVYYNKALALVGSANPAIGALLSAHQSIGVPQPLKIFGTQEQKDTFLPRCARTDITAFLLTEPDVGSDPARLATTAVPDGDSYVLDGVKLWTTNGVVADLLVVMARVPKAEGRKGGITAFVVEADSEGITVENRNAFMGLRGLENGVTRFHQVRVPAANRIGPEGAGLKIALTTLNTGRLSLPAMCVGAGKWCLKIAREWSAAREQWGKPVAFHEAVGQKISFIAATTFALEAVVDLSSQMADENRNDIRIEAALAKLYGSEMGCLMADELVQIRGGRGFETAESLAARGERAVPAEQLLRDLRINRIFEGSTEIMHLLIAREAVDAHLSVAGDLIDPEKSLSDKAKAGAKAGGFYARWLPKLVAGPGQLPNSYGEFHPEGHVDLSGHLRYAERSARKLARSTFYAMSRWQGKMETKQGFLGRIVDIGAELFAMSAACVRAEHLRATGEHGREAYQLADAFCRQSRVRVDELFGRLWHNTDELDRKVTKGVLGGSYTWLEEGVIDPSGDGAWIADATPGPSKRENVRRPIR
- a CDS encoding aldehyde dehydrogenase family protein, whose translation is MTATHAFWLAGREATGDATFDVTNSYDGRLVGKVSVPTDAQVEEAVAAAYAVRDEFAATPAHVRAKALNHVADRLTERTEEIAQLISAENGKPIKWARGEVGRAVSVFRFSAEEARRFNGGEAQRLDTDAGGTGRLALTRRIPHGVVLGIAPFNFPLNLSAHKVAPAIAVGAPIILKPAPATPISSLILGELLAETDLPAGSWSVLTVPNDRMPALVQDERLPVISFTGSGPVGYAIMDSVPRKHCTLELGGNGAAVVLGDWASDEDLDWAATRIATFSNYQGGQSCISVQRVIADASLYERLLPKIVAAVEAQVTGDPADDATDVGPLVSEDAAKRVESWVDEAVAAGASLLAGGKREGATYAPTVLADVPSDVTISCEEVFGPVLTVKKVDGEAEAFAAVNDSKYGLQAGVFTHDLQTAFRAHRALEVGGVVIGDVPSYRADQMPYGGAKQSGVGREGVRYAMDDYTYERVLVLTGLAL
- a CDS encoding PucR family transcriptional regulator, translating into MPPTLASLVHHSALKLTVRAGEERLDTAVRWAHVSELADPVPYMEGGELLLFTALKLDAEDPDAMRRYVKRLAGAGVVGLGFAVGVNYDAVPQALVDAAREEEFPLLEVPRRTPFIAISKAVSAAIAADQYRAVTAGFAAQRELTKQALSGGPEGLLGALAGQVDGWAALYDASGAVVAAAPEWAGRRAARLVADVERLRERPAPASAVVGGSEQHGGGDEDRVELHSLGTGRRPRAALAVGTAAALGTAERYALHSAIALLTLTTERSRSLHSAEQRIGAAVLRMLLAGEPEHARTVAGDLYGGLLDAPFRMIVAEVASASAGRAHADGHARVALDKPERPAPGTGTAAVAASGDPLTGLADVVEAAAARSGEAVLVVPDGDRLVLLAADGGASTGACTQYAEALETARLTQREQGGTGEDDELVVGLSAPAGPIAAATAFKQAEQALSVARRRGRALVEHEEVAAGSVVPLLADDAVRAFADGLLRALKDHDATGRGDLVASLRAWLSRHGQWDAAAADLGVHRHTLRYRMRRVEEILGRSLDDPDVRMELWLALKATGAGGE